A window of Ruminiclostridium herbifermentans genomic DNA:
ATCAGAGCCTAATCTTTATAGAGAAATTTTTAATTATGATGAAGTACCAAAATGTGCTTTTAATCATCGCAGAGTTCCTATGAATCCACCAGATGAGATCTGGATTACTGACACTACCTTTAGAGATGGTCAGCAGTCTAGAGCTCCTTATACAGTAGAACAGATTGTTAAGCTTTATGATTATCTGCATAGATTAGGAGGCCCAAAAGGCATCATTCGCCAGACTGAGTTCTTTCTGTATAGCGACAAGGATAAAGAAGCTGTTTATAAGTGCATGGAAAGAGGCTATCAATTTCCAGAGGTAACTAGTTGGATAAGAGCGTCAAAGAGTGATTTCCAGCTTGCCAAAGAAATGGGAATGAAGGAAACAGGATTCTTAGTCAGTTGTTCTGATTATCATATATTTAATAAGCTAAAAAAGACTAGAAAGCAGGCAATGGAAGATTATTTGAGTGTTATTAAAGAAGCGTTGGATGTTGGAATCAAGCCAAGATGCCACTTTGAAGATATTACTAGGGCAGATTTTTATGGATTTGTTGTTCCATTTGCAATTGAACTTAAGAAATTAATGGATGAAAGCGGAGTTCCAATTAAATTGAGAGCCTGTGACACAATGGGTTATGGCGTTACATATCCTGGTGTGGCTCTTCCAAGAAGCGTACCAGGAATAATTTATGGTTTAAGACACCACGCAGGATTTCCAAGTGAACTGCTAGAGTGGCATGGACATAATGACTTCTATAAAGCAGTTGACAATTCATCAGCTGCATGGCTGTACGGTTGTTCCTCTGTTAACTGCTCACTACTTGGAATTGGTGAACGTACTGGAAATACTCCTCTTGAGGCTATGGTATTTGAGTATTGCTCACTTAGAGGTACATCAGATGGCATGGATACTACTATAATAACAGAAATTGCTGAATATTATGAGAAAGAATTAGATTATGAAATTCCTCCAAGAACACCTTTTGTGGGTAAGCACTTTAATGTTACACAAGCAGGAATTCATGCTGATGGTATGCTAAAGGATGAGGAGATTTATAATATTTTTAATACAACAAAACTTCTAAATAGACCAATTGGGGTTGCTATAACACAAACCTCTGGTTTAGCAGGTATAGCTCTATGGATTAATAACAACTTCCGCTTAACAGGAGCAGACATGATTGATAAAAAGGATCCAAGAGTTGCAAAAGTTAA
This region includes:
- a CDS encoding 2-isopropylmalate synthase, with translation MIEFNKKSNTLEQTQYKYSLQDVSEPNLYREIFNYDEVPKCAFNHRRVPMNPPDEIWITDTTFRDGQQSRAPYTVEQIVKLYDYLHRLGGPKGIIRQTEFFLYSDKDKEAVYKCMERGYQFPEVTSWIRASKSDFQLAKEMGMKETGFLVSCSDYHIFNKLKKTRKQAMEDYLSVIKEALDVGIKPRCHFEDITRADFYGFVVPFAIELKKLMDESGVPIKLRACDTMGYGVTYPGVALPRSVPGIIYGLRHHAGFPSELLEWHGHNDFYKAVDNSSAAWLYGCSSVNCSLLGIGERTGNTPLEAMVFEYCSLRGTSDGMDTTIITEIAEYYEKELDYEIPPRTPFVGKHFNVTQAGIHADGMLKDEEIYNIFNTTKLLNRPIGVAITQTSGLAGIALWINNNFRLTGADMIDKKDPRVAKVKEWIDKEYQNGRITSISDKEMLKGIQEIEPSLIPNKK